One window of Pseudomonas sp. ML2-2023-3 genomic DNA carries:
- the glyQ gene encoding glycine--tRNA ligase subunit alpha, protein MSQPTPAVRTFQDLILALQQYWAEQGCVVLQPYDMEVGAGTFHTATFLRSLGPETWNAAYVQPSRRPTDGRYGENPNRLQHYYQFQVVLKPNPPNFQELYLGSLKHIGLDPLVHDIRFVEDNWESPTLGAWGLGWEIWLNGMEVTQFTYFQQVGGIECYPVTGEITYGLERLAMYLQGVDSVYDLVWTDGPFGKVTYGDVFHQNEVEQSTYNFEHANVDKLFELFDFYESEAKRLIELDQPLPLPSYEMVLKASHTFNLLDARRAISVTARQQYILRVRTLARAVAQAYLEARAKLGFPMAPPDLRDEVLAKLEAAQ, encoded by the coding sequence GTGAGCCAGCCTACGCCAGCAGTGCGTACCTTCCAAGACTTGATCCTCGCCCTCCAGCAATACTGGGCCGAGCAAGGTTGTGTGGTGCTTCAGCCCTACGATATGGAAGTGGGCGCCGGCACATTCCATACCGCCACGTTTTTGCGCTCTCTGGGCCCGGAAACCTGGAACGCCGCTTATGTGCAGCCCAGTCGTCGCCCGACTGACGGCCGCTACGGCGAAAACCCTAACCGTTTGCAGCACTACTACCAGTTCCAGGTAGTCTTGAAACCAAACCCGCCAAACTTCCAGGAGCTGTACCTGGGTTCGCTGAAACACATCGGCCTGGACCCTCTGGTACACGACATCCGTTTCGTCGAAGACAACTGGGAATCGCCAACTCTGGGCGCCTGGGGTCTGGGCTGGGAAATCTGGCTTAACGGTATGGAAGTCACCCAGTTCACCTACTTCCAGCAAGTCGGCGGCATTGAGTGCTACCCGGTAACTGGCGAAATCACCTACGGCCTTGAGCGCCTGGCGATGTACCTGCAAGGCGTAGATTCCGTCTACGACTTGGTATGGACTGACGGCCCGTTCGGCAAAGTGACCTACGGCGATGTGTTCCATCAGAACGAAGTCGAGCAATCGACCTACAACTTCGAACACGCCAACGTCGACAAGCTGTTCGAGCTGTTCGATTTCTATGAAAGCGAAGCCAAGCGCCTGATCGAACTGGACCAGCCGCTGCCGTTGCCAAGCTACGAAATGGTGCTCAAGGCGTCGCACACCTTCAACCTGCTTGATGCCCGTCGCGCCATTTCCGTGACCGCGCGTCAGCAGTACATCCTGCGTGTGCGCACCCTGGCCCGTGCGGTGGCTCAGGCCTATCTCGAAGCTCGCGCCAAGCTGGGCTTCCCGATGGCTCCACCTGATTTGCGTGATGAAGTGTTGGCTAAGTTGGAGGCTGCACAATGA
- a CDS encoding DNA-3-methyladenine glycosylase I: MARCFWCSDDPLYTAYHDQEWGVPLRDAHGLFELLLLEGFQAGLSWITVLKKREHYRKVMFGFDVQRLAIMSDAEIEALLQDPGIIRNRLKVAGARRNAQAWLALDNPVEFLWSFVGGKPKINHFTERHEFPAVTPEAEAMSKGLKKAGFTFVGPTICYAFMQASGMVMDHATYCDRYAELANGG; this comes from the coding sequence ATGGCACGTTGCTTCTGGTGTTCAGACGATCCGCTGTACACCGCTTATCACGATCAAGAGTGGGGAGTGCCGTTGCGCGATGCGCATGGGCTGTTCGAGTTGTTATTGCTCGAAGGGTTCCAGGCGGGTTTGTCCTGGATCACGGTTTTAAAGAAGCGCGAGCATTATCGCAAGGTCATGTTCGGCTTCGATGTGCAGCGTTTGGCGATCATGAGCGACGCCGAAATAGAAGCGTTGCTGCAAGATCCCGGGATCATCCGCAACCGGCTCAAGGTGGCTGGAGCACGGCGCAATGCCCAGGCCTGGCTGGCGCTGGACAACCCCGTCGAGTTTTTATGGTCGTTCGTGGGCGGCAAGCCGAAGATCAACCACTTCACCGAACGCCATGAATTTCCGGCTGTGACACCTGAGGCCGAAGCCATGAGCAAAGGCCTGAAAAAAGCCGGATTCACGTTCGTCGGCCCGACCATTTGCTACGCCTTTATGCAGGCCAGCGGCATGGTCATGGACCACGCCACCTATTGCGACCGTTACGCCGAACTGGCAAACGGCGGTTAG